The sequence GCAAATAAATGGAAAAGTAAAGCacatcaaactcaaaaagtTGGAATACAGAGTTACGGGTTATTTTTCTATCTAAAAGATGATCGATAAGGACCATAAGATTTTTAATGAATACCTTGAGACCGACGGATGTTCCTGGTGTGTTACCAAAGTTTGTACTGGGAGGACTCATAGGTGTTATGTCTGTGTGTGCAAATGCTGAATTCAAAGATGTGGGTGAAGATGATGGGGCCCTTATCCACTGGTCACAGTCCTGTTGTATTCTGGACAATGCTGTCTTCAGCCGATCTGTGTATGATAATATTTTCCAGTGCGCATCACAAAGTGAAAGTAGCTGTAATCTACATATCTAAACTAATACTTTGCCATAGGACAATGCAAACAAATAACTGAAAGCTAGAAAAGCAGTAGAGGATCAGATAAAGACAACAATGCAGTATGAagcaaatataaaaaaattcacttACAATTAATAGGGTCAGGTGAGCCTTTTCCACCTGAATTGCTGTTTTGCTGAGCAAATgtttcaaatacaaaatgaaaaaaaacctcaaacaACTGGCATATCCCCTGCAACAATATACTGAATTAGGAAAATAGACTCATCATAGGTATTTATCAATAAGCACAACaagggaaggaaaaaaaagacagaagagagaaaaaaggtaCACATAAAGTAGAAGATACCTTGAAGAACTCAACGTTAACTATTTCTAATTTCTGCATAAGCCTGGCATATTTATCCATTGACCTGATACGTAAAAGAACATATAGATCAACTGATTATGCATCCATTGAAAATAACATAATTCAGGCTTTTGTATCTGAAAGAGCTAAAAACTATACAGTAGTAAAGAGCATTTCACCTTAGAAGACAAATAGATGATCCAGTTTGGGCTATTATATCTCCATCATTATAATGTGAGGATTGATTTCTCAGGAGTTTGGGTTTGGAAATTCGACTTGGGAGTTGACTATCCTCATCAATAAAGTCTGCAAGAAgatcttcattttcttcttccagaACAGAATTAGCACCATTTGAATGACTTCCATCACTCTTTCGTGGAGAGACCTTATCACCAAGCCTTTCACTAAAATTTCCATCAATTTCACCAGAAATGGCACCATTCCATTTAAGACCTTCTTTGGAAGTATGTGTCAGCTTTAGCAAAAATGGGTTTCCATTTCTAAGCCAATTAGAGAACCCGCTTTTCTTCACACCAGTATCAACCAGTTTGGTAGACTTGTCAGAATGTAGAACCCTGGCATTAGTAGAGTTACCATCAGATGGAACAATTAGAGGTGCTCCATCACCAAGAAGCCCAGGAAATGTAATTTCTTGTACCGTATCCGGTGGCATTATCaaccaaatttctttttccaacaCCATTTTAAGcgcctgaaaaaaaaaaagaagtgtcATTGTCATTATAGGTAAGTGCATCTGGACTGTGTTGTGCGGAGTATAACACATTTGAATTGTACACAACAGGGGAACACATGTGATTTGACAACCATGGTTGAGCACCAGTGATACACATGCCAACTAAATAGTGTTTTATCTTTAATGTGATGTACATGTTTTGGACAAGTAAAGGAATATGGAATAtggattaaaatattattgtatGAATGGAACAAACACGCATGTGAAAGCTGTGTGTAGTCCACAACTCTAATTTGATCACAAGTTCATAACAATTTATAATTTCTTAACCAGTAAGCAGTCCCTTCTATAAATAATTAGATAGAACATAAAAaaggaacaagaagaagatatcAACCATCACATGGCATAGCAACTATTTGAAGGGCAAAGCCTCTGAAGTTAACTTACATATATATTCTGCCGATGAAAAGCTACAAAATAATTTTCACAAACTGCCTTTAACTTCTGCCTGAAGTCAGTCGCTTCAAATCCGCAAAACGCTTCTCCAGCCAAGATGAAGACACTCAGATCTTCATAGTTTTTCAAGAATTGGTGTATGCTAGCAGAAGAAACTGAAGCAGAAGAAAGCAAGACTGATACACGAGTAGTTGTAAGTTGCCAGAGATTTTTGCGTCCCCTCTGAAGGGTTTGTGAAACAAATGCTGTGGCATCTTTCCGCAGTTGGTACCATGGGGATCCACTTGTTGATGCTGCACTGTCATCCTTCCTAGCCTCATCAACTAAATCGCCAGAACTAGTACACAGCGAAGATGTGTTTCCAGTAGACTCGACTGAAGAGCTGGTATTTGTAGATTCCTCTAAATAAGATGAATCGTGCATTATATCTACAGATTCCAAGAGAGAGCCATTAACTTTTTGGGAAGAGCAAGGAGACAAAATTTGCTGAACCCCTCCTGGAGTCTGAGAGATTTCACTTTCCTTATGCGTCATGCTTGAAGTTTTACTTGCTGCATCctagaacaaagaaaaacaggtTTTTCTAGTATCCAGAAGAAAAGTAGTAACAGACAAAAATAAGTTGATCTATTGTCTAATTGatacattaatacatttgaGTGAATATTCCAATACAGTTTTTCAGTCATAACTGAGAAGGAAAACAGAAAGTGATTAGACAGTACTGTATATTTAAAAACTTTCTGAAGGAAAGGTGAAGTTGTAAACAAGGGGTTTAAAAATACAATCAGATATACTCAACTAGCCAATGGTATAACCTAGAGGAAGTACCAACTaatattattcaaaattttggaaaaataacAAACAGTACATGTAATAAATTACCAAATATATAaccaaaaaatgaataaattaccaaaacatataaataagaATATGAACATGTTAAAACGGTGAATCAAAGTGTACCTTATTACCCAGCTGAAATCCCATGATTTCATGATATGAACACATCAACTTGAATAGGATAGCTAGCGTATTTAACAAACACTGCCTAAACTTAGGCTCAGGTATCTGAAGGCATAGATCACTGTAGGTAAGTCTGGAATCAAATAGAAATGCATTAGCAAGCATACCTGATGTAGAGCTCTGTTACATTATGATACAAGCACTGGTAGATACAGAAAAACGTACCGACTATTTTGCATGTGAACTCCCTTATCCTGCAAAGATGAATTAGTCATCTTTAAACGTCCTCTAACAATAAAGCTCTAAAATAAACACCACAAACCTtaccatcttttttttttttttttttttaaagagaaacataacttttatagagaaaataaaaataggtaCTCTCTTTAAGCCAAACAAATCTACGATAAACtgcacaaacaaaacaatcaaaccaaTGTACCCCCAATAAAAGATAGATCAAACAAAATGGACtgcttctttaaaaaatttgacaaagaAGCCCACAAGGATATGCCAAAAATACTCCAgcccaaaagaaaatccatCTTGTTCTTATCTTCAGAAATTGTATTGTTTCTTTCTATCCAAAAAACTGCCAAAACTGCACAGCGCCTCAAAGTACTGACCTTCTTATTTGCACTAGCCCCTAAAAACTCCTCCACCAACAAGGAATAACAATCTCTATCCAAAGCACATATAATACAAATTCAAAGCACATATAATACAAATTTGAAGCACTTGCAACGGCCTTGCTCAAGGTTTAAGGGTGAACGAGCAATGCAGAAAAAATGAGCATCCCTAGGCTATAGAGCAATGAGGGGATGTGCACGTTCTTGGTCTTCTTATTTGGAACACATCGCAACATTATTAGACTTGCCCCAGATGAATCTACTTTGAGGCTTTGCCTTGAAATTACAACAAATAATTTCGCATCAGACTAGGTCCAAGCCTGTGTTGTTAAAATCTCTCACGGATCGGGCCGATACCCAGCCTCTGACGAGGCCATCAGAATTGCTACTGGTCTGGGCTTTGTAAAATTAGGGCCATTACATTTAGCAACATATCTCTCTTGAGCTGGGTAAGTTATCCTCTATTCTGCTTCCCACAACCAACAATCTCGAGGTTCAGTCCCTCTCCCAACGTTTCTAATTCTTGTGCCTGTATAAGTACATACTAACTTTTCCTCAGCAAAGTATTACCCCTTCATTAAGTAGGCCCTCTGGGTCTACCAATCCTTCTATCCCTTTTCTAATCTTCATTTCTTACTTCCCAACTTAATAGTTGGCATAGCAGACAAATCTGTGCAGACTGCAGAAAAGTTTTAAGAACAGACAAGGACAACAGTGAACCCTCGTGGTACAACAGGCTTTAAGGAGAGATCTGGTGATTTCTGCTCCAAGACAATGTCTTCACAACCCCCATACAAATTTTTCTGTTTGTCACCCTGTAGGATACAGGCGCCCTAATCATTTTTTGGCTCCCAAGTGTACCCCTTCAACCCCGTTCTTCATCTTCTACCTTTGCAATGATAAGACTGAACTTTCATGCTACCCACAATTCCCCAAGACCGGACTTAACCGTGATTTTGAAATGCCCAGCTATATCAAGAGAACCTGGATTGAATGCAGGCTTCCTTCTAATTTGTAATATTTCCTCAAATAACCTCTGCTTTTTATTCACTGCCTTCAACCCTGCAACCCTTCTACCTGAATCCAGCCACCCTAGCTTGATATGTTGCTTGGCTCGAGTTAATCTTAAGAACCCATTTTTGTAAACCCATCATCAGAAAGCCTTCCATAGCCACCTGTTACTGCAGCGTCCCTAGAGTTGTTACCAAAGAACAATGCCTTATCTGAAACTCCCCTGTGTCCTAATTGCATACCCCTAGACTTCTGTAATACCTATTCATCAACTTATCCCAGTACAAACTTTGATGTTTCCACACTATAGgggcaaaaacaaaacaaaatttctaaGAAATAAATCCACAAGTATGTGGAGTCATCTTTATGTTTGTTACCCTAGCACTTCAGTACCTATGTACATGTACTATTCTACAGATAAGTTATAACTATATCAGCACACCTCTTGCACAATATTCTTCAATATAGAGTGGGTTTCTGAGAGAACTTCCTGCATAAAGAAACTTTGTATCTTCTCAGCAAGACCAGAGATATCCCCAATTAGTGCATAAGCATCAACCACCTGTTCAGCATTTGAAAACTGTATCAAGTCAACATAAAAATTGCATAAAACTGAAACAGTGTAATACGATGGATCCCTCAACTAAAACTTTTCCTTgaacaaaaagagaagaatgaTGATTTTCAAAATACTAGTGCGTTTGTGCATGCTCAGTAATTGGCCATAGAATTGCAAGGTGTACCTACATTAACTAGAAAGCTCCAGTACTAGCTTGAGCAAATAACCACTTATGTTTAATGATGCTATTCTTTGCACATCTCTCTTAACCCATCCAGTCCATTGGAGATTTGACCTTTCTTATGGATGTTTAAATTTGTTGAtagcttttattttatttctgtttGCTGTCTTCCATAGTAGCCCTAGTttagccttttcttttttccaattaaattAGGGAACTGTTATTGGCACTCCAAAAAGTCATCATGCACTTACCCATCATAAAAACACAAGGGATAAATTGCACTTGGGAGTGCGGGATTTGCTTTACTTCACTACATGATTTGATCAGACAGGTTGTTTCTCAATTCAGATGTGAAATGGAACAAAGCAAAGGAAACTCAGACTGACTGAGCAGAACATAGGGTGAGAGCAAAAATACTACGTTCCCTGACTGGAGCAGAACATAAAATAAAGGGAAAGAAGTTTCTAAAGTACATGAATAGTTGATCCATCCCTCTTGTATACGTGATATTCTACTGATCTCCTAAAATACGATGAAGAGAGTAGATATTTTTATCGAAAACCGAACCATGGGATCGCTATTATCTACGATATATCATATCATCATTGCATAAGGGACAATGATGACTTAAAAGGATATGTAAGTTATGAGGACTATCAACGTAAAATAAGCACAGTTTCATGTAAAGAGACTTGAGTAGAAATTCAAAACTTCATCTATGCAGCATTTGAAAGAAATTAATGATCCAGTTCACAGAAAAAAACCACTGACAGTTATATAGCCCTCCTCTTTGAACTCCTGGCACACTCCTAGCAACAATGAATCCAGCTTTTGAAGAGTTTTTCCCAGCCAAACCTGCATCCatgttatgaaaaaaataaaatgccaagtctttttttttattttttattttatttttagtgagaaacaaaattttattagaGAAACACAAAAACACAGAACAATGCTCAATGAACAAGAGGTCCACCAACAAAATGTTACAACTctcataaaaaacaaattgcaCCCCTCACATTGTAAGACAACTCTAGAAACTCCCTACAGTAGCTCCCCAATCTAACAAAATTACAGAAAATGAGAGATCCCTAAAATCTGGAGAAAGATAAGTGCACAAGGATGCCAGAACCTGACTTTTCCCCAAAAGACTAATTCTTAAAAATTCACCTATTTCTCTCCAACCAAATTACCCAAGAACCAGCTAGTCCtgcaaaatttcacaaaaattCTTACCCTCCTTCCACCatcaaaataaatgaatttcacaAAGAATGTTTGAGGGTGACTAAGGCCCAATTAACCCTGCCACCTCAACCAACTGCCACGACATCCCGCATGCATATGAACAATGCAAGAACAAGTGAGTTCCGGATTCCGCCTCTTTTTATGCACAAAATGCTAAGCATGATAAAGTTTGTTGGTTTACCAATATTCCCAGAAACTTAACCTGTAGAGATGTGGCCGAcgattattttaaattttaacatGCCCTTCCCATGTGGGTTCGCACTGAGGTTGCAAATTATATTGGGAATTTGGGAGGTTGCAATGCCTGTCTATCCAGCACTAGAGCCAAGCACATATTCAAATTATATTGGGAGGTTGCAATTGCAAGAATTCTCACTGAGGATCTCCTGCTCTAGTATCAAAATACAGTTTATTTGGTTTATATTCTAATCTAATTGATTCTAATCAAGTAGCCTCTCAATGGGGAAATAGGTAAGCCATAAACTCAAGACTCTTTTAAACCctagtaaaaaatattggcatCAGAAAAGTTCAGTATCAGCAGTGAAGACATACTGCTTAATAAAAACCTTAAACTATTTAAATATACAGAAAAGTAATGCAATATTATTGAATCTGTTGACCAAAAATGCTTCttaatagtaattcaatactTGCCTCTACACCACGACTCATCTCTTGTACTGCAGAAAGTTCTGAAAAACTATCTAACAGCTGTAAATACTCAGACAGGACTTGAAAGGCCTGAAAACGTGAGGAGCATTTAAGCAAATACCTTAGGAGCGCCACTTAATTAAGaagattatatatttaacatgaaaatgaaactgGAAACTTGAGCACATATACCATAAACTGAAACCAGAACAGATATATACACACACCTTGCAGTAATTTCCTTCCTCAACAAGATTCTCAAGTTCTGCTTGCATTTCCGATGCATGACGAAGCTCAGTTAACACAGGAAGCATGTCCTGCATTTCAAATGAAACCATATCCGTCAGGTTATGCTCATGCAATGAAAACTACTTGCGCGAAGTGACTATGATGCAAGGTTTTTAAAACTATCCAATATTGCCGAAATATCCCTAAAATGGGGTTGACGATACTCGAAAGGGGACGAAGCAATATCTTTCCAGTGTTCTCTGAAAGACATTTCGGCAACATCGACAGTTTcagtaaaattaaaaatcgGTGTTTCAGTACAATATCCAACAAAATTGGGAAAACCAGAAAGCTAAAGTCAAATAAAAGATTGTTACTGCTACCATGCataaagtaaggaaaataccAGAAGagcttgtttctttttggaattggaattcaCGATGAGATCCCTAGAAACCTCATTCCTTGATGAGCTAAGATGACGTCGTCCATTCTGCACATACAATTACGAAAACTgtaaataaaaatccaaatcaAACATATAAAAGGAGTTATATTGAATAATCACTATGGAAAATTCAGATTCACCACATTCCATATCACACATCCTGTAAGGACTTACCATGCAGATGACATTTGCAACTTTCAAGTCTTTCTCCAATTCCCTGACTAAATGCATCCCCTTCACTGGCCAAAAGTAAGTATCAACATCTCATTTGAAACTGaaatattttgtaattaaacTTCGGTGATAAACTATATTGAGCCCACCAAGTAGCCCCAGGTCAACAGAGAGTGCAaccaataaatcaataaaaagacACTTCCTTAAATATACTTCAATAAATTGCAGAACAGGTTTAGAGATTCTAATTAATGCTTACCCATAACTTCGTGATGTTCCATAACATTGCGGGATAAACGTTCTGCTACTCTATCCAGTTGTGCTAATCTAAGAGTGGCCTATAAGGAAAATTTTAGATGGTAGAAAATATTGTTAAACCAAAAAGTTGAAAGAACCTCACCAGTAGAATTGAATATTACATATCAACTATTCATGCCACAATAATTCAAAAATAGACAATGACTATTCTATAATCACAAAAGATGGGGCAGCATTGTAAGCATTACAATTACCTACACAAGGACACGCAAATGTACAAGGTCGATTAAAAATAAGTGAAAACACCATCAAAAGCAAGACAATTATATTGGAGTGCTCTTGATGTAACAGAGGAAGTATGATTATCAGAGAAAAATGAAAGGCTATGCATGCACAGATCCTAAAAAATGTCAATACACATGTCACTTCTGACACAAGCTATATCACGAGGCTCATTTACTTCATCAAACCTAAGTAACGAATCTGACAATATTACAGAATGAAGTCATCACAAAGCACATAAGCCTAACAAAAGCATTGGTTGGTTCAAAACCTTGTTAATTAGCAGAAAGCAATTGGTTAAAATCATCAAACAGGTTACTTTTGCCATTTGAGCATGGCGGAGCAAACTAACTGCAAATGGAGGCAGTCGATCGGTTATGCATATGTAACTAACACCAacatgtgaaaataatttcccAAATGACTTTGGCATCACATGTATACTACTTGCCGCAAAATAACAAATGATTAAACCTTCTCAAACAAGATTGAAACAAGGATTTCAAGAAAATGTGCTCACGTTATGCAGAAATTTAGGCAATAATGAAACCATTTAACAAAATGTTGATAAACTAATTGACCTGGTGCAAACAAAACATTGGAATTATACATTGGAACCTGAAAAACACTTTAGCTTCCATACATGCtgaacaaaatgaagaaactgaaatttGTTAATTAGGGGAGAGATTGATAAACTGGAAAAATACCCGTCTCTCAAAATAAGTCAGTTCATTTTCTTCAGATGGAATATGCTCCAGAATATGTCTAACTGGATCAAAATCCTGCATACAGGTAATAACAAAAGCCTTTTAGACAGATAATTCAAAACTTAATCCACATAGAAACAGTAACTACTTAGGTAAACAATCAGTCAAGAAGTGGAGCTTTATCAAGTTTATTACAGTGCAAAAGAATGGAGATAAAAACTACCAaagaatatataataaaacaGTAGATGCTCTCAATGAGTAGCATGAATTTCCGTAAAAATGGTTCCTTCATTTTGTTTGTGCCCTAACTGACTTCTAAGGTGTATGGAAAGAGAAAGGGTCATAATATcaaggagaaaaagagaatggAGTGGCAGAATTAtgataaaattaatttcttttccaCACATCATATATGTGCAGATTTCAGGCAATTACAAGTCCAGAATTCCAAATTTTACGTGTGGAGAACACATATTTGGACTACGAAGCATTTTTAAGGTTGGAGATAGCAAATCCAAGTTGTCATGCATATCAATGATTTGCTCCCTCTTGTCATCAACTGCATAATGTTAAGGAAACAGCTTCTTACGCCACTATAACATGACTAAacttatatttaaaaaatgaaaatgtatgATTGTCAGCATCATCAAGGAGAGTAGTAAATCAATCAAACATGTGAAGAAGTTCCAGCAATATAAATCTCATGAAGGCTAGCCTCCTTATTGACACCAATGTTTTATAAGTGAAAAACTTTAACAGGAACTTAATTAGCATTTATCTTGTTGTGGTTGTTAAGAAAATTTGTCTGTTACACAAAGGAGATCATATTAGCAACCTTTCTGCTATTTGAAGCATGTCAATGACTtagaaaaaaactaaagtaTCCTAACATTAAAGGACAGTACACGTCATAAGCACTCCTACATTGAAACCATATTGACATAAGTAGCACCTCTTCATAAAATTCTTCCTCTATCTCCTCCACTACTGGACCTTGCGGTGTGCTTCCATATATTGAGCTCAGTTCTTGAGAGCTTGATGAGAGACCAAACCTTTGGTGTGGAGGCAGTCCGGCAATAGCACGAGCAACAGCTGCAGCAGCCGCAGCTCGCGCAGGAACCTGTTCGAGAAGATAAACAACACATGAGTCAAAACAACGCTTTTCTTTCTAATACTATCAGTACATTTATGACAGAAAACAAATGGTAGGCCTGTACCAAGCAGCTATATTTCGCAGTAAACACaaccattttctttctttttcaacaaTGAATTAACTACAACCGTCAGATTAAGAAGCATTGCTCTTAAAATGTTACTCATTTAACTTAAACCTCTGCTTGATTGCCACAAAACCACaattaaaattacaataaaCTACTATTAGTAGCTAGAGCAATATCCATGCACTTGGATTAAGCATTGTCAAATTAAAATacctaattacataatttgaaCTCATTTTTAGTCCGAAATAATCAAAATGCATCAAACCAAACACGAAACACATCGAATTGGAATGCAGCAAAGCTGCATTATGAGCAAAACTTGAAATTCAATCACCTCGGGGCGATCAGAAGCAGAAGGAAGAAGGCCAAGCGATCTGGCAGACCTAACGGAGCTCAGAATTTTCTCGCCGACCTTAGACAAATCCATCTCACCACCTTGGAACAACAAAAAGGGGACCAAGAACAAAACCCCAGGACTCTCCAAGCCCTCGCTCAAATCGCCATTGAACAAAAACGGATTTCCCAAAACGCTGCCGAAGGGAAACAGATTCTGCTGCATTTCAAATGGAACCTCCAAGATCAAGCGCTGCAAAACCCATTTCAGGAAGGAACTGCGTATGGGTCTTTGGATCTGATTTCAGTGTTTCTGTTTCGTTTGCTTTTCGTTTTCTGGATCGGGGGGTCTGAGTGTGAGTCTGCGACTCTGGGTCTGGTAGAATTTTGGTTGCCTTTGTAGACTTGGGAGTTCTTACTCTCTCAGGTCTCAactattttgatttgattagCACGCGTTACACTTAAAACTTGTACAGTCATTGTAAATAAAgtttaaaatatctttttttgaCAAAGAGAGATTAACTAATAACTATCATCTATATCATAAATACCCATTAATTTATACCCTTAATTACCATTCATTTTAAACTAATTAAGCTCATTTGTTTATACCAATGGCCTTCTTGTTAGAGCATTCACAGTGAGGTTGTATTTTCGTGGGTGTAAAGTCACTTTTACATCCCCTTCACGTCTCCTAGAGTTGtaaatgtgatttttgctTCAACGGGGAAGATGTATAATTGATTTTGCTCACTTTTGTCCACATTTTCTCACATTTTCTCATATAGGGCCCACCTGCAAGGGATGTAAAAAAGGAAGCACATGTGCATCTAAATTTGCATCTCACGGTTGTGATGCAAATTTACAATCATTTACACCTCCCCATTGCAGGTGATTCCGATCACAAATTatgtatatttaacatacaccTTATTATACAACCCCCCACTATAGATGCTCTTAGGGATAACAATTTTCTTCAATCTCATATAGCTCCGTGAGACTTCCCTTTAATGGGGCACCAATGAAGATAGCACACAATTTATACCAACTCCATCACTTGTTTAAGCTTGTGTATGTGAGAACTTTCAAGTTTAAAGTTCATGCTtgtgcttttttattttaatagtCTAATTGTACGATTGTATATATGTTGCATCTTGTTTGTTATTGCGCTTTATATGTACTACATTACAATACATAATCATTTTCTCCAATCCATGCTAACACACCACCCAACTTGTACCCTCCTCGTCACTCATTGAAGTTTGTATATGTATCAACACACATGTATGAtgaataattttcaaattgtcaGTTTTAGAATTAAGTGTTCATTTATATCCAAAATTATTAGTAAGTTTAATTAATATTCATATCACATTAGTAACTCCAAGTAATATTTAGATATTTTAGTTCAATTAATACTCAAATGTCTTAGTTCCCATTTATACCCAACTAAATATCGACTTTAACcctacttctttttctttttggtgaaccataaattttttcttgttgcatttttatttttctcttttttccacATATTTCTTACCCTTTCTCTTCCTCTATATCTTTTCATATATTACTTTCTTCtgcctcttcctctcttcttcatatatttccttctttgaatttctttCTCCACCTTTTCATTCTTTCATTCTTTTACCTTTCATATGAATAGTGTCTGCCCTTACTTGCCCTTACCCTTTGCCATGGTACCatgggtggaagtgctctaaggCATAGAGTGCATGAGTTACTTCTCTTACCTAACGGCTTTATAAGCCCCTCAGAGTACTTCCACTCATCCCCTTTTAAGGCTCCAAAAACTACCTCCAccaagaaaaaattgagaaaaattaggtattaGACAGAATTAACTTTACTAATTAGTATTTGAGACATTAggtattttggtttgggttttaatacctaggaaaGAATTGTTATTTTAGATTATGCCAAAAAGGAGGCCCAGATTTGTTGGGCCagcttaaaaataaaaattgaaaagacaATTCTACCTTTCTTCTTAAAAGGTCTGGCCCATCTTTAAACCTTACAAAGTAAATGACTCTTTTACCCCTGAATGTTTAAACTACATGCGATTTGGTCTTGGTTTCTCTTTCGTTTTCATTCAGCTTTAAGGTTTTGGAGCTCTGGTTCTTGTTCTGCGATTGGAGCTTCAATTTTTTGGTAggttttcattcatttttctttatctttctattttcatttttcaactACGTTTTAGTTCGGTTTGCATTCAGAATGACGGTCATTTTAGTCGATTTATGTTCTCCTTTGTTCAGCTATTTTGAGCTCAGGTTTGCGGCGCGATCTTGTGGCGTTCAATGCTAAACCCtatcttcttcattttgttttcagaGTGATTTTGAGCTGCTGTTTGGTTGAAGAGAATTTTAGCAGTCCTAGGTGTTGAGGTATGAGTACTTTAGTACTTTAATCGtggtttccttttggtttctatacgaagtttttttattttctgccaTTGTCGTTTCTGTTTGTTGCAGTTTTTTAGCAAAAACTACACTGGTTTCATAAACTGCATTGCAAGTGTATGACAATGTTACAACTACTTATGCACTTAAATGTGTTTTCAACTTAGTTTTAGGACTTTGAACATggcttttccttttggtttctattcaaATTTGAGCATATGTTATGTCAtaactgcactgcagttttcgtttgttgcaattttttactagaaactgcagtgcagttttttgtttcataattcTATTTCAGACTAATATTTGCAAGTCTATAGGAATATTACAGCTGCTCATCTATATTATTTACtgatttgaattgttttttgcattttcaaggcTAATGAAGGTTTTTGTGATAGCCAAGTGCACATATAAGTCGAAAACCattatgttttcaatttcagaAAAGTTATCCATGGTTGATGTCTCGAAGACTTTATGTCTAATGTTTAGAGGTTTGCAGTTGGGTAGTTTCACATTACGGTATTCGCTGCCTGGTTATTCGAGTTGTTTACTAGAAACGAATAGTGATTTAGACATG comes from Prunus dulcis chromosome 6, ALMONDv2, whole genome shotgun sequence and encodes:
- the LOC117629818 gene encoding syndetin isoform X3, translating into MQQNLFPFGSVLGNPFLFNGDLSEGLESPGVLFLVPFLLFQGGEMDLSKVGEKILSSVRSARSLGLLPSASDRPEVPARAAAAAAVARAIAGLPPHQRFGLSSSSQELSSIYGSTPQGPVVEEIEEEFYEEDFDPVRHILEHIPSEENELTYFERRATLRLAQLDRVAERLSRNVMEHHEVMVKGMHLVRELEKDLKVANVICMNGRRHLSSSRNEVSRDLIVNSNSKKKQALLDMLPVLTELRHASEMQAELENLVEEGNYCKVWLGKTLQKLDSLLLGVCQEFKEEGYITVVDAYALIGDISGLAEKIQSFFMQEVLSETHSILKNIVQEDKGVHMQNSRLTYSDLCLQIPEPKFRQCLLNTLAILFKLMCSYHEIMGFQLGNKDAASKTSSMTHKESEISQTPGGVQQILSPCSSQKVNGSLLESVDIMHDSSYLEESTNTSSSVESTGNTSSLCTSSGDLVDEARKDDSAASTSGSPWYQLRKDATAFVSQTLQRGRKNLWQLTTTRVSVLLSSASVSSASIHQFLKNYEDLSVFILAGEAFCGFEATDFRQKLKAVCENYFVAFHRQNIYALKMVLEKEIWLIMPPDTVQEITFPGLLGDGAPLIVPSDGNSTNARVLHSDKSTKLVDTGVKKSGFSNWLRNGNPFLLKLTHTSKEGLKWNGAISGEIDGNFSERLGDKVSPRKSDGSHSNGANSVLEEENEDLLADFIDEDSQLPSRISKPKLLRNQSSHYNDGDIIAQTGSSICLLRSMDKYARLMQKLEIVNVEFFKGICQLFEVFFHFVFETFAQQNSNSGGKGSPDPINYRLKTALSRIQQDCDQWIRAPSSSPTSLNSAFAHTDITPMSPPSTNFGNTPGTSVGLKERCAGADTISLVARMLHRSKAHLQTMLLQNNGAVVEDFYVHLVDAVPDLIEHIHRTTARQLLHINGYVDRIANAKWEVKELGLEHNGYVDLLLGEFKHYKTRLAHGGIRKEVQDLLLEYGLKIVSQTLIEGLSRVKRCTDEGRALMSLDLQVLINGLQHFVSMNVKPHLQIVEAFIKAYYLPETEYVHWARAHPEYTKNQIVGLVNLVASMKGWKRKTRLEVLEKIE